A genomic segment from [Flavobacterium] thermophilum encodes:
- a CDS encoding multidrug resistance protein, translated as MKKIEDALPLHETKRRPGWKLYVSLPVLSWALYDFANTIFSSNVNTIFFPLYVSETVGKSESLNQVASTFISYANALASFFLVLFSPLYGTWIDRTGRRKKWLGIFTVLAVVATLLMGVAGYSNHGNFIFGLPVSFVITVLLFVAAKFFYHSSLVFYDSMISSLGNKQEIPLISGFGVAVGYVGTLVGLAVYPFVGEKDYYRAFIPSALLFLLFSFPLFFFVKEEAATLKRKVGFFAGYRDIYATLKEMKKYQNIFTFMIAYFFLNDAVATTIAIMSVYAKAIAGFTVGEFILLYLVSTVSSIIGSFLFGYITRSKGAKKAVLYVSIMMCIALAIGALAFSKLSLWIAGSLFGVSLGAMWVTSRTYIVELSPQDKQGQFFGLFAFSGKVSAIVGPTIYGSITLLLHSYGNIANRLAMGTLLVMVLLGIFFLRKVKPQAPAEPES; from the coding sequence GTGAAGAAGATAGAAGATGCCTTGCCTTTGCATGAAACAAAGAGGCGGCCGGGCTGGAAACTGTATGTTTCTTTGCCGGTTTTATCGTGGGCGTTGTATGATTTTGCGAATACGATTTTTTCTTCGAATGTGAATACGATTTTTTTCCCGCTTTATGTTTCGGAAACGGTGGGAAAAAGCGAGAGCTTGAACCAGGTAGCCAGTACATTTATTTCGTATGCGAATGCGTTAGCCTCTTTCTTTTTAGTTTTATTTTCTCCTTTATACGGCACATGGATTGACCGGACTGGGAGAAGAAAGAAATGGCTTGGGATATTCACAGTTCTTGCGGTTGTAGCGACTTTGCTTATGGGCGTTGCCGGATATTCGAATCATGGGAATTTCATTTTTGGATTGCCGGTGTCTTTTGTCATCACCGTGCTTTTATTTGTCGCAGCAAAATTTTTTTACCATTCGAGCCTCGTTTTTTACGATTCCATGATTTCGAGTTTGGGGAATAAACAGGAAATTCCGCTCATCTCCGGTTTTGGCGTTGCCGTCGGATATGTCGGAACGCTTGTCGGGCTTGCCGTGTATCCGTTTGTTGGCGAAAAGGATTACTACCGGGCTTTTATTCCAAGCGCCCTTTTGTTTCTCCTCTTTTCTTTCCCGCTTTTTTTCTTTGTCAAAGAAGAAGCCGCTACGCTAAAGCGAAAGGTCGGATTTTTTGCGGGTTATCGGGATATTTATGCGACGTTGAAAGAAATGAAAAAGTATCAAAACATTTTTACTTTCATGATTGCTTATTTCTTTTTAAATGATGCCGTGGCGACGACAATTGCCATCATGTCCGTTTATGCCAAAGCCATTGCCGGGTTTACGGTGGGGGAATTTATCCTTTTATATTTAGTTTCCACCGTTTCTAGCATTATAGGTTCCTTTCTTTTTGGCTATATTACGAGAAGCAAAGGGGCAAAAAAAGCGGTGTTGTATGTCAGCATCATGATGTGCATCGCCCTAGCGATAGGAGCGCTTGCTTTTTCCAAGCTTTCCTTGTGGATCGCCGGAAGTTTGTTCGGCGTCAGTTTAGGAGCGATGTGGGTCACTTCGAGAACGTATATTGTCGAACTTTCGCCGCAAGACAAGCAAGGGCAATTTTTCGGACTGTTCGCTTTTTCCGGAAAAGTGTCGGCCATCGTCGGCCCGACGATTTACGGAAGCATTACCCTCCTTCTTCATTCGTATGGAAACATTGCCAATCGGTTGGCGATGGGGACACTTTTGGTGATGGTGCTCCTTGGCATTTTCTTTTTGCGGAAAGTAAAGCCGCAGGCGCCTGCCGAACCGGAAAGCTGA
- a CDS encoding Ribonuclease TTHA0252 produces MSRSEELFHKAVFLENRHRFAEAAFYYEELAKEEHITLDMLYALMQYFHRIGNFQKVLQVAKEALEKGGELEKFVPPFIEAWEQVDGKTEELWHIYDQFGVRRQPRICLPILQHLWKQGEHVYLEATQLYEVTEQLFAESVEYQDIYMDVVLFLVVLEMEAGNFPQARFHLRKLLFLQLDVSEKANELFVCSVKLDLLEEWWENEALRNLALCLCEENWSFFLTVQKMYQRKITKEELRQFCQQTFVHPFLAEKQFLYIIYGKLIVGEAISLQEAEKVKQFRGHWLAMKLAVMMNGLDSYDLLHHHFTHYADLEEAVRIFHRLEKARAVRRKPLLDQVRVTVLGGGEKIGGSSILVSVEDHHILLDAGFHLGEGNVLPDYTPLDRLNVKWEDIDALIITHAHMDHSAAVPYLYRKCPNIPIYATEETKRLMGVMLADLLKQHSKEEIGFSEADLQAALEHMECACHTFTIPSKDDEWKVTFYRAGHILGAVAVCLEIKGVSIFYTGDFSITDQKTVKGMVLPPDLHVDILITENTYGSLPTNACMSRKEQEKLLVKQIEKVMERGGNILIPAFALGRAQEIMLILHEYFRHHRFLPFFVYVDGLVAEVSQVYDFYLSHHSGYSSLFDKGIREARSFYRNGKFDEFAQRMLNQGKNCIIASSGMLKDGSASSRYAEKIVADAKNAIAFSGYLDEESPGHSLLHGQMDTVRLNERLYPVKAEICSIRLSAHASREEIIKTAISLNPSAIFLVHGEHEQQYRVPRSNGVVYPTVFSLLKNNLAVPVVAAKNGTIYTFSKGEVVECRHNG; encoded by the coding sequence ATGAGTAGAAGCGAGGAGCTTTTTCACAAGGCGGTTTTTTTGGAGAATCGCCATCGGTTTGCGGAGGCGGCTTTTTATTACGAAGAACTGGCAAAAGAGGAACATATCACGTTAGATATGCTATATGCTTTAATGCAATATTTTCATAGAATAGGGAATTTCCAAAAGGTATTGCAGGTGGCAAAAGAAGCATTAGAAAAAGGAGGAGAGTTGGAAAAGTTTGTCCCACCGTTCATTGAAGCATGGGAACAAGTAGATGGGAAGACGGAAGAACTTTGGCATATATACGATCAGTTTGGGGTTCGCAGGCAGCCAAGAATTTGTTTGCCTATACTGCAACATTTATGGAAACAGGGCGAACATGTTTATTTGGAAGCAACGCAGCTTTATGAAGTAACAGAACAGCTTTTTGCCGAAAGCGTGGAATACCAAGATATCTATATGGATGTCGTTCTGTTCCTTGTTGTTTTGGAGATGGAGGCGGGAAATTTTCCGCAGGCCCGTTTTCATTTGCGCAAGCTGTTGTTCTTGCAGCTTGATGTGTCAGAAAAGGCGAATGAATTGTTTGTCTGTTCCGTAAAGTTGGATTTGTTGGAAGAGTGGTGGGAGAATGAGGCCTTGCGGAATTTGGCCTTATGTCTTTGCGAAGAAAATTGGAGCTTTTTTTTGACCGTGCAAAAAATGTATCAGCGGAAGATTACCAAAGAGGAGTTGCGGCAGTTTTGCCAGCAAACCTTTGTTCATCCATTTTTAGCAGAGAAGCAGTTTCTTTATATCATTTATGGCAAGCTCATCGTCGGTGAAGCGATTTCCCTTCAAGAAGCCGAGAAGGTGAAGCAATTCCGTGGCCATTGGCTCGCGATGAAACTGGCTGTGATGATGAACGGGCTCGACAGTTACGATTTATTGCACCATCATTTTACTCACTATGCCGATTTGGAGGAAGCTGTCCGTATTTTTCATCGATTAGAGAAGGCAAGGGCGGTTAGGAGAAAGCCGTTACTGGATCAGGTGAGGGTGACTGTGCTGGGTGGGGGAGAGAAGATCGGGGGTTCATCTATACTTGTGTCGGTGGAAGATCATCATATTTTGTTAGACGCCGGGTTTCATTTAGGTGAAGGGAATGTCCTTCCTGACTATACCCCCCTAGATCGATTAAATGTAAAATGGGAAGATATTGACGCGCTGATCATTACCCACGCCCATATGGATCATAGTGCGGCAGTTCCATATTTGTACCGAAAATGTCCGAATATTCCTATTTACGCTACGGAAGAAACGAAACGGTTAATGGGTGTCATGTTGGCGGATTTGCTAAAGCAGCATAGCAAGGAAGAGATTGGATTTTCCGAAGCGGATTTACAGGCGGCATTGGAACATATGGAATGTGCCTGCCATACGTTTACGATTCCTTCTAAAGATGACGAATGGAAAGTAACTTTTTATCGTGCAGGCCATATTTTAGGGGCTGTTGCGGTATGTTTGGAAATAAAAGGCGTTTCTATTTTTTATACAGGTGATTTTTCTATTACGGATCAAAAAACGGTAAAAGGGATGGTCCTGCCTCCTGATTTGCATGTAGATATTTTAATTACGGAAAATACATATGGCTCCCTGCCAACGAACGCCTGTATGAGCAGGAAAGAGCAAGAAAAGCTGTTGGTGAAGCAGATAGAGAAAGTAATGGAGCGTGGTGGGAATATACTCATTCCTGCCTTTGCGCTTGGGCGCGCTCAAGAAATTATGCTGATTTTACATGAATATTTTCGCCATCATCGCTTTTTGCCGTTTTTTGTTTATGTGGACGGTTTAGTAGCTGAAGTTTCTCAAGTGTATGACTTCTATTTGTCTCATCATAGCGGTTATTCTTCTCTATTTGATAAAGGGATTCGAGAGGCAAGGAGTTTTTATCGAAACGGTAAGTTTGATGAGTTTGCACAACGAATGTTAAATCAAGGAAAAAATTGCATCATAGCTAGCTCGGGAATGTTAAAAGATGGGAGTGCTTCTTCCCGTTATGCCGAAAAGATCGTGGCGGATGCGAAAAATGCGATTGCTTTTTCTGGATACTTAGATGAAGAGAGTCCAGGACATTCTTTGTTGCACGGCCAAATGGATACGGTGAGACTGAACGAACGCCTTTATCCTGTAAAGGCGGAGATTTGTTCCATTCGGTTAAGCGCCCATGCTAGCCGGGAGGAAATTATCAAAACAGCGATTTCTTTAAATCCAAGTGCTATTTTTTTAGTTCACGGGGAGCATGAGCAACAATATAGGGTCCCCCGTTCGAACGGCGTTGTATACCCAACTGTTTTTTCTTTATTGAAAAACAATTTGGCTGTCCCAGTGGTAGCCGCGAAAAATGGTACTATTTATACATTTTCGAAAGGGGAAGTAGTGGAATGTCGACACAATGGTTAG
- a CDS encoding Transposase, protein MNVQVKKVYRNDYLNIISALFKKLGLPQLIDHLVPVDPQCQTRVSDAVQAIIYNMFDGRQALVHLEHWAQEVDLEKLIRPGLHPSWLNDDALARHLDRLYEAGIHNVISTCLIHIYRKEGLSLRAFHADTTDKTVYGAYESASLEALQITHGYNRHHRWQKQIGFGLVGNEDGIPFYGDVHDGNLPDKTWNPEVLSRVHEQLKQAKMEDEWIYVADSAAMTKDTLAQTKAANAFLITRGPSSLRIVKRALAEADSPHIPWSEPFTLAERNGATYRVWETSSTYEGHPVRLIVVESSALDQRKGKTLEKERTKEAELLREEQAHWERHPFSCREDAEQALASLKASLRPRFHRVEAAVEEIVRPKKRRGRPKKGAEPEVETLYFLHLDVEFDQNAWEQARRKASRFVLVTTVPEEWKGQQMDAQEILKLYKGQISVEMNFAFLKDPFFTDEIYVKKPERVAVLGYLFLLALAIYRVFQRRVRQFITPEHPLKGPGGRKLTRPTGQAIFQLFQYVNVVLFKLPDGRIQRSLDRSLTPDQRRILQGLGMDESIYV, encoded by the coding sequence ATGAACGTTCAAGTCAAAAAGGTCTATCGTAATGATTATTTGAATATAATAAGTGCCCTATTCAAGAAACTGGGTCTGCCTCAATTGATTGACCATCTCGTGCCCGTCGATCCGCAGTGCCAAACGCGAGTCAGCGATGCCGTTCAGGCCATCATCTACAATATGTTTGACGGCCGGCAAGCCCTTGTTCACTTGGAACATTGGGCTCAGGAGGTCGATCTAGAGAAACTCATCCGTCCCGGTCTCCATCCTTCCTGGTTGAACGACGATGCCTTGGCTCGTCATCTCGATCGCCTGTATGAGGCTGGCATTCACAACGTCATCAGCACTTGCTTGATTCATATTTATCGCAAAGAAGGCCTTTCCCTCCGAGCCTTCCACGCCGATACGACGGACAAGACGGTTTACGGCGCGTATGAATCGGCCTCGTTAGAGGCCTTACAAATCACACATGGCTATAACCGCCATCATCGTTGGCAAAAACAGATCGGTTTCGGACTGGTCGGCAACGAGGACGGCATCCCGTTTTACGGCGATGTGCACGACGGCAACCTGCCTGACAAAACGTGGAATCCGGAGGTGCTGTCCCGTGTCCACGAACAGCTCAAACAAGCGAAGATGGAAGACGAATGGATTTACGTGGCCGATTCCGCCGCGATGACAAAAGACACTCTGGCGCAAACCAAAGCGGCCAACGCCTTTTTGATCACCCGAGGCCCTTCGTCGCTTCGGATCGTGAAACGGGCATTAGCGGAGGCCGATTCGCCTCACATCCCGTGGAGCGAACCCTTTACGCTGGCGGAGAGAAACGGCGCCACGTATCGGGTATGGGAAACATCCTCCACCTATGAAGGCCACCCCGTTCGGCTGATCGTCGTCGAATCGAGTGCGCTCGATCAGCGAAAAGGAAAGACGCTCGAAAAAGAACGAACCAAAGAAGCGGAGCTTCTTCGCGAGGAACAAGCCCATTGGGAGCGCCACCCTTTCTCGTGCCGGGAAGACGCTGAACAAGCCTTGGCGTCCCTCAAGGCGTCCCTTCGCCCCCGGTTTCATCGGGTTGAGGCCGCGGTCGAAGAGATCGTACGCCCGAAAAAACGGCGCGGACGGCCGAAAAAAGGGGCGGAACCCGAGGTGGAGACGCTGTATTTCTTGCACCTTGACGTCGAATTCGACCAAAACGCGTGGGAACAGGCAAGACGGAAAGCGTCCCGGTTTGTCCTCGTCACGACCGTTCCGGAGGAATGGAAGGGCCAACAAATGGATGCCCAAGAGATCTTGAAGCTGTATAAAGGGCAGATCTCGGTGGAAATGAACTTCGCTTTTTTGAAAGACCCTTTTTTCACGGATGAGATCTATGTCAAAAAGCCAGAACGAGTTGCGGTATTGGGCTATTTGTTTCTCTTGGCCTTGGCGATTTACCGCGTTTTTCAGCGCCGAGTGCGTCAGTTTATTACTCCAGAACACCCGTTGAAGGGTCCTGGAGGCCGCAAGCTGACCCGGCCGACGGGACAGGCGATTTTCCAGCTGTTTCAATATGTGAACGTCGTCCTGTTCAAGCTGCCGGATGGGCGCATCCAACGCTCACTGGATCGCTCCCTTACCCCTGATCAGCGAAGGATTCTGCAGGGATTGGGCATGGATGAGAGCATTTACGTGTAA
- a CDS encoding Transposase and inactivated derivatives — MYSQFIKELIDLPDVLIQKVRKEGERWIFELSLPEQCPLCPVCLKRTIKMTDKKKQWMHGYAQRIGIFWIELPVERRRCSTCGVTFSTSYPAISPRSVATDAFQRWVAQSCIGTSIQAVARMLKLPYTTVERWFYTHAPSFLSNDVQPKAVCVDEFAFRKGHDYGVAIMDAETGEVYAMEAGKNEEAIGRALAHVSRSVQYVVSDLAPAMKKAIQRVCPEATHVVDYFHVIQLFTDALERCRKYLGKGGKKHGNVRYVCRLLSQCPEKLTEEERQIIREWCNESDYLKSVYQSLQHVRYVFKSKDEQQAKRRLEAWIHRYLFCPCSAVRAIAKSLVKRTDEIISCILSHYSNGKMEGTNNKIKLMKRRGYGYRNIQRFALRVRLETANILS; from the coding sequence ATGTACTCTCAGTTTATCAAAGAACTCATCGATTTACCAGATGTTTTGATTCAAAAGGTGCGAAAAGAAGGGGAACGTTGGATTTTCGAACTTTCTCTACCCGAACAATGCCCGTTATGTCCTGTCTGTTTGAAGCGCACGATCAAAATGACAGACAAAAAGAAGCAATGGATGCATGGCTATGCTCAGCGAATCGGAATTTTTTGGATCGAACTTCCTGTCGAGCGCAGACGTTGTAGCACGTGTGGCGTGACGTTCAGCACGTCGTATCCAGCCATCTCTCCTCGAAGTGTGGCGACGGATGCGTTTCAGCGATGGGTCGCGCAATCTTGCATCGGAACATCCATTCAGGCGGTGGCTCGTATGCTCAAGCTTCCTTACACGACCGTTGAACGATGGTTTTATACCCATGCCCCTTCCTTCCTATCGAATGACGTCCAACCAAAGGCGGTTTGTGTCGATGAGTTTGCATTTCGAAAAGGGCACGACTATGGAGTGGCGATCATGGATGCCGAAACGGGAGAAGTGTATGCCATGGAAGCAGGAAAGAACGAGGAAGCCATTGGGCGTGCATTGGCTCATGTGTCTCGTTCCGTTCAGTATGTCGTGAGTGACTTGGCTCCAGCGATGAAAAAAGCGATTCAACGGGTTTGCCCAGAGGCGACACATGTCGTCGACTATTTCCATGTCATTCAGCTGTTTACCGATGCTTTAGAACGTTGTCGCAAATATTTGGGCAAAGGAGGCAAGAAACACGGAAATGTCCGTTACGTTTGCCGTTTATTGAGCCAATGTCCAGAGAAATTGACGGAGGAAGAACGTCAAATCATACGAGAATGGTGTAATGAAAGCGATTACTTAAAGTCTGTTTACCAATCGCTCCAACATGTTCGCTATGTGTTCAAAAGCAAAGATGAGCAACAGGCGAAACGACGCTTGGAGGCTTGGATTCATCGGTATTTGTTTTGTCCTTGTTCCGCTGTTCGTGCCATCGCAAAATCACTCGTCAAACGAACAGACGAAATTATATCGTGCATTTTATCCCATTATTCGAATGGGAAGATGGAGGGAACGAATAACAAGATCAAGCTGATGAAACGTCGGGGATACGGATACCGAAATATCCAGCGTTTTGCACTGCGGGTTCGGCTAGAAACAGCTAACATACTTTCATGA
- the dnaK_3 gene encoding Heat shock protein 70, with the protein MRKLEYYVGIDLGTTNTTVSIAYLSPTGKLHAETLDIGQVDEYGNFVEEKLLPSVLYIDENSVPYVGRYAKKMAWMEPQFTASKAKRYIGEDKKYRWKMENGQYFTPSEVSSFYLKAAKNAVEKRFLNQKIDGAVITIPANFNFQQQGATREAAVLAGFDRDKIIMIPEPTAALIDFLNQEREASDKYSAFDLNLTFRTLSTKIGRIFSFRCRMNP; encoded by the coding sequence ATGAGAAAGCTAGAATATTATGTCGGCATTGACCTAGGAACGACGAATACAACGGTATCGATTGCTTACTTGAGCCCAACTGGCAAACTGCACGCGGAAACATTGGACATCGGCCAAGTGGATGAGTATGGGAATTTTGTTGAAGAAAAACTGCTTCCAAGTGTGCTTTACATCGATGAAAATTCCGTTCCTTATGTAGGCCGCTATGCGAAAAAAATGGCGTGGATGGAGCCGCAATTTACCGCAAGCAAGGCAAAACGTTACATCGGAGAAGATAAAAAATATCGTTGGAAGATGGAAAATGGGCAGTATTTCACTCCGTCAGAGGTATCATCATTTTACTTAAAAGCGGCCAAAAATGCGGTGGAAAAGCGGTTTTTAAATCAGAAAATTGATGGGGCTGTCATCACCATTCCGGCTAACTTTAACTTCCAGCAACAGGGGGCGACAAGGGAGGCAGCGGTATTAGCAGGATTTGACCGGGATAAAATCATTATGATTCCCGAGCCGACAGCTGCATTAATTGATTTTCTCAACCAGGAGAGGGAAGCGTCTGACAAATATAGTGCGTTTGATTTAAATCTCACATTTCGCACCCTCTCGACGAAAATCGGGAGGATTTTTTCGTTCCGATGTCGAATGAATCCTTGA
- the dnaK_2 gene encoding Heat shock protein 70, whose protein sequence is MFDLGGGTCDVTIHRVSRNENGGFDITELSISQYTELGGADFDELIMKKLMDKWLHKVMGEKHLTKQQFQALPQHVRLQIRESLLAMAEEAKVQIANKINMTLQMNMNGKSYVELSDEQKRELDSYHFTQLMANVPEELRVSLHITKAEIDEAIRPLLDAQYAREEKKCIEYPIRNAIKDARVPLTLSDIDYVFLVGGMTYYPTVQERIYQLFGRRIVPLMPVNSMYAVSRGAAIYHYNRSNIRLAHVDEIGKSERTMPQNIYIDVVEGEPVTLIL, encoded by the coding sequence GTGTTCGACCTTGGGGGCGGAACATGTGACGTCACGATTCATCGGGTGAGCCGTAACGAAAATGGCGGCTTTGACATTACCGAGCTTTCTATCTCCCAATATACCGAGCTTGGCGGGGCGGATTTTGATGAACTAATTATGAAAAAGCTGATGGATAAGTGGTTACATAAGGTGATGGGGGAAAAACATCTTACAAAACAGCAGTTTCAAGCATTGCCGCAGCACGTGCGCTTGCAAATTAGAGAGTCGCTGCTTGCCATGGCAGAAGAAGCAAAAGTTCAAATTGCGAACAAAATTAATATGACGCTGCAAATGAATATGAACGGAAAAAGTTATGTGGAGCTTTCTGACGAGCAGAAAAGAGAGCTAGATTCTTATCATTTTACGCAACTGATGGCCAATGTTCCTGAAGAACTTCGAGTTAGTTTGCACATTACCAAAGCGGAAATCGATGAGGCCATTCGTCCTTTGTTGGACGCTCAATATGCACGCGAGGAAAAGAAATGCATTGAATATCCGATTCGTAATGCGATTAAGGATGCACGTGTTCCGTTAACACTTTCTGACATAGACTATGTGTTTTTAGTAGGAGGAATGACGTACTATCCGACAGTGCAAGAGCGCATTTATCAATTATTTGGACGCCGTATCGTTCCGTTAATGCCAGTCAACTCGATGTATGCCGTATCGAGAGGGGCAGCGATTTACCATTACAATCGCAGCAATATTCGCCTTGCCCATGTCGATGAAATAGGCAAATCAGAAAGAACAATGCCGCAAAACATCTATATTGACGTCGTTGAAGGGGAGCCGGTTACGTTAATACTGTAG
- a CDS encoding Protein of uncharacterised function (DUF2997), protein MEEKKIIIKITEDGKIFAETSGMKGKQCLEYIQILEELLEAETIDSEFTHEYFETNVVMNETQWQMIKGE, encoded by the coding sequence ATGGAAGAGAAAAAAATTATTATCAAAATCACAGAGGACGGGAAAATTTTTGCTGAGACATCAGGGATGAAGGGTAAGCAATGTCTTGAGTATATTCAAATATTAGAGGAATTGCTCGAAGCTGAAACGATCGATTCTGAATTTACACATGAGTACTTTGAAACAAATGTTGTAATGAATGAGACACAATGGCAAATGATTAAAGGGGAGTGA
- the pflA gene encoding Pyruvate formate-lyase 1-activating enzyme: MKLTIHRFLPLTTVEGPGKRACLWVQGCSIRCKGCAVPWTWDKNKGEEKTVQELFIEIEKSKRENGIEGVTFLGGEPFDQALPLAKLASMVKEIGLTVMTFTGYLYEDIVSSNNKEQIELLKVTDLLIDGPFVKEKIDLSRPWIGSSNQRYHFLTSRYEHLRDQLSTIPNRIEVRLSPDGSISVNGMAMLDSLGEIFFDEEYEIKGKK; encoded by the coding sequence ATGAAGCTTACGATTCATCGTTTTTTACCATTGACAACAGTAGAAGGTCCAGGGAAAAGGGCTTGCCTTTGGGTGCAAGGGTGTTCGATTCGCTGTAAGGGATGTGCCGTTCCTTGGACATGGGATAAAAATAAAGGTGAAGAGAAAACGGTTCAAGAGTTGTTTATAGAAATTGAAAAAAGTAAAAGAGAAAACGGTATTGAAGGTGTTACGTTCCTTGGAGGCGAACCGTTTGATCAAGCCTTGCCTTTAGCAAAATTGGCTTCGATGGTGAAAGAAATCGGTTTAACGGTCATGACTTTTACAGGGTACTTATATGAAGATATTGTATCTTCAAATAACAAGGAGCAAATCGAGCTCTTAAAGGTTACCGATTTATTAATCGATGGCCCTTTTGTAAAAGAAAAAATAGATTTAAGCCGCCCTTGGATCGGTTCGTCAAACCAAAGGTATCATTTCCTGACATCAAGGTATGAACATTTAAGGGATCAACTATCGACAATTCCTAATAGAATCGAAGTTAGACTAAGCCCAGACGGTTCCATATCTGTAAACGGCATGGCCATGCTTGACTCATTAGGGGAAATTTTTTTTGATGAAGAATATGAGATAAAAGGAAAAAAATAA
- a CDS encoding FOG: Transposase: MNKLAHHQGIHKFFFTLGLTLQLSKPVIKHLIHIVDALTTKGFSGTLTDIHYWSFHPNHRTTLSHFFTKSPWNEERLLGKLQEWILSQVERLAKRKNQPLFVSIDDTICQKTKPSSRAVHAIQGCDWHYSHKDHQSVWGHSLVWLMVHTFTQAFPFAFRLYDKKAGKSKIDLAIEMLSSLKVKRAQPVYVLMDSWYPSKKLIEACLKQGFHVIAMLKTNRILYPKGIAIQAKQFARYIESKDTRLVTVGQERYRVYRYEGAIHGLDDAVVLLAWKADQPMAPEHLHCILSTDRELGDEDILRYYAQRWTIECFFRQAKDQLKLDGYRVRHIRAVKRYWAVVLLACVYSIAESRQNLSTGLELLRSRKDHSVVEFIYDAAKQDIPIDVIKKQLRIA, encoded by the coding sequence ATGAATAAATTAGCACATCACCAAGGAATCCACAAGTTTTTCTTCACGCTGGGGTTGACGCTGCAGCTTTCCAAACCGGTCATCAAGCATCTCATTCATATCGTCGATGCCTTGACCACCAAGGGATTCTCGGGAACATTGACTGATATTCATTACTGGAGCTTTCATCCGAATCATCGAACGACGCTCAGTCACTTTTTCACGAAAAGCCCTTGGAACGAGGAAAGGCTGCTTGGGAAGCTTCAAGAGTGGATCCTTTCCCAGGTCGAACGACTGGCCAAACGGAAGAATCAACCCCTTTTTGTTTCGATTGATGATACGATTTGCCAAAAAACGAAGCCTTCGTCACGGGCTGTGCACGCCATTCAAGGGTGCGACTGGCACTACTCGCATAAAGATCATCAATCGGTCTGGGGGCATTCGCTCGTTTGGCTGATGGTGCACACCTTCACGCAGGCGTTCCCATTTGCGTTCCGCCTGTATGACAAGAAAGCGGGAAAAAGCAAGATCGACCTGGCGATCGAGATGCTTTCCTCGCTCAAGGTGAAGCGGGCTCAGCCGGTGTATGTGCTCATGGATTCGTGGTATCCGTCCAAAAAGCTCATTGAAGCCTGCTTGAAACAGGGATTCCATGTCATCGCGATGCTCAAGACGAACCGGATTCTCTACCCGAAAGGCATCGCCATCCAAGCCAAGCAGTTCGCCCGCTATATCGAGTCCAAAGACACCCGCCTCGTCACGGTGGGGCAGGAGCGTTATCGCGTGTATCGCTATGAGGGGGCCATCCATGGCCTCGATGACGCGGTGGTGCTGCTGGCTTGGAAGGCGGATCAGCCGATGGCGCCGGAACATCTTCATTGCATCTTGAGCACCGACCGGGAACTCGGGGACGAAGACATCTTGCGTTACTACGCCCAGCGCTGGACGATCGAGTGCTTTTTCCGGCAGGCGAAAGATCAACTGAAGCTGGATGGATACCGCGTTCGCCACATTCGGGCGGTGAAACGGTATTGGGCGGTGGTGCTGTTGGCCTGTGTGTACAGCATCGCCGAATCCCGACAAAACCTCTCCACCGGGCTGGAGCTTCTTCGGTCGCGGAAAGACCACAGCGTCGTCGAGTTCATTTATGACGCTGCAAAGCAAGATATTCCCATTGATGTGATCAAAAAACAGCTCCGTATCGCGTAA
- a CDS encoding comEA protein, which translates to MNSIWMLWAILSFGFFNYVSFFYAAYRVKQRKWFIWGLLYSIPFILFVISMEAIDEKHWLDDLIFAIYFIAWIVSIIHVFKMRAEYLLRLEARVSLKENELEQLKKSIKKEYEALDGPSIDETVKNKEDMKDGKVNIEGRAIDRPIDINTATEEEIASIPAIGGLLAKKVVAVRAQEGGFRSLEHFAESLQLKPHVIEKIKPFVKFPEVEAARKQGKHEGRVVDF; encoded by the coding sequence ATGAATTCCATTTGGATGCTTTGGGCGATTCTATCGTTTGGATTTTTTAACTATGTTTCTTTTTTTTATGCCGCCTATAGAGTAAAACAAAGAAAGTGGTTTATTTGGGGGCTGCTCTATTCCATACCATTTATCTTGTTTGTCATTTCGATGGAAGCAATCGATGAAAAGCATTGGTTGGATGACCTTATCTTCGCAATCTATTTTATTGCTTGGATTGTCTCTATTATTCATGTTTTTAAAATGAGAGCCGAATATTTGCTGCGTCTTGAAGCAAGAGTTTCGTTGAAAGAGAATGAGCTGGAACAATTGAAAAAATCCATTAAAAAAGAGTATGAAGCTTTGGACGGTCCTTCAATCGATGAAACTGTGAAAAATAAGGAGGATATGAAAGATGGAAAAGTAAATATAGAAGGTCGTGCCATCGATAGACCAATTGACATTAATACTGCGACAGAAGAAGAAATTGCGTCAATCCCTGCCATTGGCGGGCTATTGGCTAAAAAAGTGGTTGCTGTCCGTGCTCAGGAAGGCGGTTTTCGATCTTTAGAACACTTTGCCGAATCCCTGCAATTAAAGCCGCATGTCATTGAAAAGATTAAACCATTTGTTAAATTTCCTGAAGTCGAAGCTGCACGAAAACAAGGTAAACATGAAGGAAGGGTAGTAGACTTTTAA